In a genomic window of Xenopus laevis strain J_2021 chromosome 5S, Xenopus_laevis_v10.1, whole genome shotgun sequence:
- the thap4.S gene encoding peroxynitrite isomerase THAP4 isoform X3 has product MYPSTASPPLNPVVSPLAWMLGTWVSEPAGVGKFPTIEPFRYMEEATITHVGQPMLNFTFCASNADTGKPMHRECGFIRIKPGTNHVAFISAQNTGVVEVEEGEVEGNQLRLTSHSVSRISFAKDPHVTQISRKFRLTPEGKLEQTVHMATSSQPLAPHLHVTYRKVTS; this is encoded by the exons ATGTATCCTTCCACAG CGTCCCCTCCTCTGAATCCTGTGGTTTCTCCACTTGCATGGATGTTGGGGACCTGGGTGTCTGAACCTGCTGGTGTGGGCAAATTTCCCACAATTGAACCTTTCCGATATATGGAGGAAGCAACCATCACTCACGTGGGACAGCCAATGCTAAACTTCAC GTTCTGTGCCTCTAATGCTGACACAGGAAAGCCAATGCACAGAGAGTGTGGATTCATCCGAATCAAACCTGGCACCAATCATGTGGCCTTCATTAGTGCTCAGAATACAG GTGTTGTGGAGGTGGAAGAAGGAGAAGTGGAAGGAAATCAGCTCCGTCTGACTTCACATTCAGTCAGCAGAATCAGCTTTGCCAAAGATCCTCATGTCACGCAG ATATCACGTAAATTCCGCCTGACCCCCGAGGGCAAATTGGAACAGACTGTACATATGGCTACCAGCTCACAGCCATTGGCTCCTCATTTGCATGTAACATACAGGAAGGTGACATCTTAA
- the thap4.S gene encoding peroxynitrite isomerase THAP4 isoform X2, translating to MAGFPDAAASPPLNPVVSPLAWMLGTWVSEPAGVGKFPTIEPFRYMEEATITHVGQPMLNFTFCASNADTGKPMHRECGFIRIKPGTNHVAFISAQNTGVVEVEEGEVEGNQLRLTSHSVSRISFAKDPHVTQISRKFRLTPEGKLEQTVHMATSSQPLAPHLHVTYRKVTS from the exons ATGGCAGGTTTTCCTGATGCTGCAG CGTCCCCTCCTCTGAATCCTGTGGTTTCTCCACTTGCATGGATGTTGGGGACCTGGGTGTCTGAACCTGCTGGTGTGGGCAAATTTCCCACAATTGAACCTTTCCGATATATGGAGGAAGCAACCATCACTCACGTGGGACAGCCAATGCTAAACTTCAC GTTCTGTGCCTCTAATGCTGACACAGGAAAGCCAATGCACAGAGAGTGTGGATTCATCCGAATCAAACCTGGCACCAATCATGTGGCCTTCATTAGTGCTCAGAATACAG GTGTTGTGGAGGTGGAAGAAGGAGAAGTGGAAGGAAATCAGCTCCGTCTGACTTCACATTCAGTCAGCAGAATCAGCTTTGCCAAAGATCCTCATGTCACGCAG ATATCACGTAAATTCCGCCTGACCCCCGAGGGCAAATTGGAACAGACTGTACATATGGCTACCAGCTCACAGCCATTGGCTCCTCATTTGCATGTAACATACAGGAAGGTGACATCTTAA
- the thap4.S gene encoding peroxynitrite isomerase THAP4 isoform X1, with protein MVICCAAPSCTNRQGKGKKGDVSFHRFPLKDPVRLSLWTNALQRDNWTPGPYSFLCSDHFSPESFVRRMPDQSPLLTANAVPSLFMDSCGRRMRGTELHVSGVRRRKKAPKSRPVLIQEGNFVELSSENVCAESQNHIIVTDDFKDSGCFLTHDVSGNSSSACKFISCLHSYSSSAKSPLSQNVTKVNLLSQTVDVIKLSSHTPTSEDLPYQVSGGTPPDDKNSGNSPHVEFSIDKGHQIICTVMKETHSENIESSAVEPVDPSSQSDMQIFPIQPENDSALYHDIHSLHSYCFPSKPPSGHRNHLKKKERGIKGRGDNYCCSQSVLELQSSPPLNPVVSPLAWMLGTWVSEPAGVGKFPTIEPFRYMEEATITHVGQPMLNFTFCASNADTGKPMHRECGFIRIKPGTNHVAFISAQNTGVVEVEEGEVEGNQLRLTSHSVSRISFAKDPHVTQISRKFRLTPEGKLEQTVHMATSSQPLAPHLHVTYRKVTS; from the exons ATGGTGATCTGCTGCGCTGCTCCGAGTTGTACCAATCGCCAAGGGAAGGGAAAAAAGGGAGATGTATCCTTCCACAG GTTTCCTCTGAAGGATCCTGTTCGTCTCTCTCTCTGGACAAATGCACTGCAACGTGATAATTGGACTCCTGGGCCTTATTCTTTCCTCTGCAGTGATCACTTTAGTCCAGAGAGCTTTGTCCGACGCATGCCAGACCAAAGCCCGCTTCTTACAGCAAATGCTGTGCCCTCCCTATTTATGGACTCTTGTGGAAGGAGAATGAGAGGAACAGAGCTTCATGTCTCTGGAGTGAGAAGGAGGAAAAAGGCCCCAAAATCAAGACCAGTCCTTATTCAGGAGGGGAATTTTGTTGAATTGTCTAGTGAAAATGTTTGTGCTGAAAGCCAAAACCATATTATTGTTACTGATGATTTCAAAGACAGTGGTTGCTTCCTTACACATGATGTGTCTGGTAATAGTTCCAGTGCATGTAAATTCATTTCCTGCTTACACTCCTATAGCAGTTCAGCTAAGTCACCTCTTTCCCAGAACGTTACCAAAGTGAACCTTCTTTCTCAAACAGTGGATGTCATCAAACTATCTTCTCATACACCAACCAGCGAGGACTTACCTTACCAAGTCAGTGGTGGTACCCCGCCTGATGACAAAAATTCTGGCAACAGCCCTCATGTAGAATTTAGTATTGATAAAGGACATCAAATTATTTGCACTGTAATGAAGGAAACGCACAGTGAAAACATAGAGTCGTCTGCAGTAGAGCCTGTGGACCCCAGTTCTCAATCAGATATGCAAATCTTCCCTATTCAGCCGGAAAATGACTCTGCCCTTTACCATGACATACATTCCCTTCATTCTTACTGCTTCCCATCAAAACCACCTTCTGGACATAGAAATCATCTAAAGAAGAAAGAGAGGGGTATAAAAGGCAGAGGCGATAATTACTGCTGTTCACAGTCCGTTCTGGAACTGCAGT CGTCCCCTCCTCTGAATCCTGTGGTTTCTCCACTTGCATGGATGTTGGGGACCTGGGTGTCTGAACCTGCTGGTGTGGGCAAATTTCCCACAATTGAACCTTTCCGATATATGGAGGAAGCAACCATCACTCACGTGGGACAGCCAATGCTAAACTTCAC GTTCTGTGCCTCTAATGCTGACACAGGAAAGCCAATGCACAGAGAGTGTGGATTCATCCGAATCAAACCTGGCACCAATCATGTGGCCTTCATTAGTGCTCAGAATACAG GTGTTGTGGAGGTGGAAGAAGGAGAAGTGGAAGGAAATCAGCTCCGTCTGACTTCACATTCAGTCAGCAGAATCAGCTTTGCCAAAGATCCTCATGTCACGCAG ATATCACGTAAATTCCGCCTGACCCCCGAGGGCAAATTGGAACAGACTGTACATATGGCTACCAGCTCACAGCCATTGGCTCCTCATTTGCATGTAACATACAGGAAGGTGACATCTTAA